From the Clarias gariepinus isolate MV-2021 ecotype Netherlands chromosome 3, CGAR_prim_01v2, whole genome shotgun sequence genome, one window contains:
- the eif3g gene encoding eukaryotic translation initiation factor 3 subunit G yields MPSIEYDDSKPSWADQVEEEGDEGTLPSPKETVKGNIKTVTEYKIDEDGKKVKIVRTFKIETRKASKAVARRKNWKKFGNSEFDAPGPNVATTTVSDDVYMTFISSKEDLNSQDQDEDPMNKLKGQKIVSCRICKGDHWTTRCPYKDTLGPMQKELAEQLGLSTGEKEKAAEPEPAQPVQSKTGKYVPPSLRDGGTRRGESMQPNRRADDNATIRVTNLSEDTRETDLQELFRPFGSISRIYLAKDKNTGQSKGFAFISFHRREDAARAIAGVSGFGYDHLILNVEWAKPSNN; encoded by the exons ATGCCGTCGATTGAATACGACGA CTCAAAGCCAAGCTGGGCCGACCAGGTTGAAGAAGAAGGAGATGAAG gcACACTTCCGTCGCCCAAAGAGACAGTCAAAGGCAATATCAAGACTGTTACAGAGTACAAGATAGATGAGGATGGCAAAAAGGTCAAG ATTGTCCGGACCTTTAAAATTGAGACAAGGAAAGCCTCCAAAGCTGTTGCTAGGAGAAAG AATTGGAAAAAATTTGGAAATTCTGAATTTGACGCTCCAGGGCCCAATGTTGCCACTACCACTGTCAGTGATGATGTCTACATGACCTTCATTTCCAGCAAGGAG GACTTAAATTCTCAAGACCAAGATGAAGATCCCATGAACAAGCTAAAAGGCCAAAAGATCGTGTCCTGCCGTATTTGTAAAGGGGATCACTGGACCACCCGCTGTCCTTATAAAGACACACTGGGTCCCATGCAGAAAGAGCTGGCTGAACAGCTGGGTCTGTCAACAGGGGAGAAGGAGAAGGCTGCAG AGCCTGAGCCTGCTCAGCCAGTGCAGAGCAAGACCGGGAAGTACGTTCCCCCTAGCTTGCGGGATGGAGGCACGCGCAGAGGAGAGTCAATGCAGCCAAACCGCAGAG CTGATGACAATGCTACAATCCGTGTGACCAACCTGTCTGAGGACACAAGGGAGACGGATCTGCAGGAGCTCTTCAGACCATTCGGCTCCATCTCTAGGATCTACCTGGCCAAGGATAAGAATACAGGCCAGTCTAAA GGTTTTGCCTTTATTAGCTTCCACCGGCGTGAGGATGCAGCCAGAGCCATCGCAGGAGTGTCGGGCTTCGGTTATGATCATCTTATCCTTAATGTGGAATGGGCCAA ACCATCTAACAACTGA
- the dnmt1 gene encoding DNA (cytosine-5)-methyltransferase 1: MPTRTSLCLPEDVKERLQALDKGDDSLSDEDCVKEKIRLLQDFLHDDTQDQLKDLELKLKNSELTTEVYTSEVKAVLKKALGLGKEGHSDGAEQNGHSNGFSENGSHKDNGEKQGAMETQEEGETMKSPSTSKGRGGRRSKADSEPKKSPASSRVTRNSGKQQTILSMFSRVPKRKSDEVNGETTNGDAEVNPEEPDAEETREEKRLKTEEDEKPSTENSCVEKTKPVNTAKTPPPKCPDCRQYLDDSDLKFFQGDPDDALDEPEMLTDERLSLFDSNEDGFESYDDLPQHKITSFSVYDKRGHLCPFDSGLIEKNVELYFSCAVKPIYDDNPCMDGGVPAKKLGPINAWWITGFDGGEKALIGFTTAFADYILMEPSEEYSQIFALMQEKIYMSKIVVEFLQKNPDATYEDLLNKIETTVPPAGLNFNRFTEDTLLRHAQFVVEQVESYDEAGDSDEQPIIVTPCMRDLIKLAGVTLGKRRAARRQAIRHPTKIEKDVKGPTKATTTKLVYQIFDAFFAEQIDQNNKDGGGAKRQRCGVCEVCQASDCGKCSSCKDMIKFGGSGRSKQACQKRRCPNMAVKEAEDDENIDEEDVVLLLKDASKKMSQAKKKQTKNKITWVGDPIRTEGKRDYYMKVRVENEVLEVGDCVSVSPDDPSHPLYLARITALWDEGEKMFHAHWFCRGTDTVLGESSDPLELFLVDECEDMQLSFVHGKVNMLYKAPSEDWFMEGGLVDEIKVIEDDGKSFFYQLWYDGDFARFETPPKVIPEEDSKYKFCASCTRNKEQQEQEIPRVFDPIEDEERDTKVLYSLACLKGEQYRVGDGVYLPPEAFNFGVKAASPVKRPHRKEDVDEDLYPEYYRKSSDYIKGSNLDAPEPFRIGRIKEIYCTKRSNGKPDQSEVKLRLYKFYRPENTHKGPKAGYHTDINQLYWSDEEVSVNMADVLGRCRVEYGEDLVESVQDYCSGGPDRFYFLEAYSAKSKSFEDPPNHARSVVNKGKGKGKGKGKGKGKASSQDAQEQETPAIKAPKLRTLDVFSGCGGLSEGFHQAGISETLWAIEMWDPAAQAFRLNNPGTTVFTEDCNVLLKLVMSGEKTNSLGQKLPQRGDVEMLCGGPPCQGFSGMNRFNSRTYSKFKNSLVVSYLSYCDYYRPKFFLLENVRNFVSFKRSMVLKLTLRCLVRMGYQCTFGVLQAGQYGVAQTRRRAIILAAAPGEKLPRYPEPLHVFAPRACSLSVVVDDKKFVSNVTRGNGGIYRTITVRDTMSDLPEIRNGASALEISYNGEPQSWFQRHIRGAQYQPILRDHICKDMSALVEARMRHIPLAPGSDWRDLPNIEVRLRDGTTTKKLRYTHLDKKNGRSGTGALRGVCTCAGGKPCDPADRQFNTLIPWCLPHTGNRHNHWAGLYGRLEWDGFFSTTVTNPEPMGKQGRVLHPEQHRVVSVRECARSQGFPDTYRFFGNILDKHRQVGNAVPPPLSKAIGLEIKKCVEEKMKENATEPVKQEKMEVCE, encoded by the exons ATGCCCACCAGGACTTCGCTGTGTTTGCCGGAGGATGTGAAAGAACG GTTGCAAGCTCTGGATAAAGGTGATGACAGCTTGTCGGATGAG GATTGTGTGAAGGAGAAGATCAGGTTACTGCAGGACTTCCTGCATGATGACACTCAGGACCAACTTAAAGACCTTGAGCTCAAACTGAAAAACTCTGAACTTACCACA GAGGTGTACACATCTGAAGTAAAAGCTGTGCTGAAGAAGGCTTTAGGTTTGGGCAAGGAAGGTCACAGTGATGGAGCAGAGCAGAACGGGCACTCCAACGGCTTCTCTGAAAATGGATCTCATAAAGATAACGGTGAAAAACAAGGGGCTATGGAAACTCAGGAGGAAGGAGAAACCATGAAATCTCCCAGCACATCAAAGGGCCGGGGTGGCAGACGCAGTAAAGCAGACTCTGAGCCTAAAA AATCTCCTGCAAGCTCAAGGGTCACACGCAACTCTGGAAAGCAACAAACCATCCTGTCCATGTTCTCAAGAGT gCCCAAACGCAAGTCTGATGAGGTGAATGGTGAGACTACAAATGGTGATGCAGAGGTTAACCCTGAGGAACCTGATGCTGAGGAG aCTCGTGAGGAAAAGCGTCTTAAAACTGAAGAGGATGAAAA ACCAAGTACTGAAAATTCTTGTGTTGAGAAGACCAAGCCTGTGAACACAGCCAAG ACACCTCCACCTAAGTGTCCTGATTGCAGGCAGTACCTGGATGACTCTGACCTCAAGTTTTTCCAGGGAGATCCTGATGATGCT cTTGATGAACCAGAGATGTTAACAGATGAGCGCCTTTCTTTGTTTGATTCGAATGAAGATGGATTTGAAAGTTATGATGACCTGCCTCAACACAAGATTACAAGCTTTAG CGTCTATGACAAACGGGGCCACCTATGTCCTTTTGATTCTGGACTCATTGAGAAAAATGTTGAATTGTACTTCAGTTGTGCAGTCAAGCCCATCTATGATGACAATCCTTGTATGGATG GTGGTGTTCCTGCTAAAAAGCTGGGCCCCATCAATGCTTGGTGGATTACTGGCTTTGATGGAGGAGAGAAAGCTCTGATTGGCTTCACCACAG CGTTTGCTGATTACATCCTAATGGAACCAAGTGAGGAATACTCTCAAATCTTTGCTCTGATGCAGGAGAAGATCTACATGAGTAAGATTGTGGTTGAATTTCTTCAGAAAAATCCAGATGCTACATATGAGGACTTGCTTAACAAAATTGAG ACCACAGTTCCCCCGGCTGGGCTAAACTTCAATCGTTTTACCGAGGACACTCTCCTGCGCCATGCTCAGTTTGTTGTGGAGCAGGTGGAAAGCTACGATGAAGCTGGAGATTCGGATGAGCAGCCCATCATCGTCACCCCATGCATGAGGGACCTAATTAAACTTGCTGGTGTCACCCTGGGCAAGAG gagggCAGCCAGAAGACAAGCTATTCGTCATCCTACAAAGATAGAGAAGGATGTCAAGGGTCCGACAAAAGCTACTACAACAAAACTTGTGTATCAGATCTTCGATGCCTTTTTTGCAGAGCAGATTGATCAAAACAATAAGGACGGGGGAGGTGCCAAGAGGCAACGCTGTGGGGTCTGTGAG GTGTGCCAAGCTTCTGATTGTGGCAAATGTTCTTCATGTAAGGACATGATCAAGTTTGGAGGCAGTGGTCGCAGCAAGCAGGCTTGTCAAAAGAGAAG ATGTCCCAACATGGCAGTGAAGGAAGCAGAAGATGATGAGAATATAGACGAGGAAGATGTTGTACTGCTCCTTAAAGATGCATCCAAAAAGATGTCTCAAGCCAAGAAAAAGCAGACCAAAAATAAGATCACCTGGGTGGGAGACCCCATTAGG ACTGAAGGAAAACGTGACTATTATATGAAGGTGCGTGTGGAAAATGAGGTCCTGGAAGTTGGAGACTGTGTGTCTGTCAGCCCAGATGACCCCTCACATCCGCTCTACCTTGCCAG GATTACAGCTTTGTGGGATGAAGGGGAAAAGATGTTTCATGCGCACTGGTTTTGCCGTGGCACAGACACTGTTCTTGGCGAGTCCTCTGACCCTTTGGAACTCTTCCTTGTAGATGAGTGTGAGGACATGCAGCTCAGCTTTGTGCATGGTAAAGTCAACATGCTCTACAAGGCTCCTTCAGAGGACTGGTTCATGGAG ggTGGTCTTGTTGATGAGATAAAGGTCATTGAGGATGATGGAAAAAGCTTCTTTTATCAGTTATGGTACGATGGGGATTTTGCTCGGTTTGAAACGCCACCCAAGGTTATTCCAGAGGAAGACTCCAAATACAA GTTCTGTGCTAGTTGCACTAGAAATAAAGAACAGCAGGAGCAGGAGATACCTCGTGTCTTTGATCCTATTGAAGATGAGGAACGTGACACTAAGGTCTTGTATTCCCTGGCTTGCCTGAAGGGGGAGCAATACCGAGTGGGAGACGGTGTGTACTTGCCACCTGAGGCATTCAACTTTGG GGTAAAAGCTGCAAGCCCAGTAAAACGTCCTCACCGAAAAGAGGATGTGGATGAGGACCTTTATCCAGAATACTACAGGAAGTCCTCGGACTACATCAAGGGATCCAATCTAGATGCTCCAGAGCCCTTCCGTATTGGGCGCATTAAAGAGATCTACTGCACCAAGCGCAGCAACGGCAAGCCAGATCAATCAGAGGTCAAACTGCGCCTCTACAAATTCTATAG ACCAGAGAATACTCACAAGGGGCCAAAGGCAGGGTACCACACTGATATAAACCAGCTTTACTGGAGCGATGAAGAGGTGTCTGTGAACATGGCAGATGTACTGGGTCGTTGTCGTGTGGAGTATGGCGAGGATCTGGTGGAGAGTGTGCAGGACTACTGCAGCGGTGGACCTGATCGGTTCTACTTCCTAGAG GCCTACAGTGCCAAATCAAAATCCTTTGAAGACCCACCAAACCATGCACGCTCTGTTGTAAACAAGGGCAAGGGGAAAGGAAAGGGAAAAG GTAAAGGGAAAGGAAAAGCTTCCTCACAGGATGCCCAAGAGCAGGAGACTCCAGCAATCAAAGCCCCTAAACTGCGCACACTGGATGTTTTCTCCGGCTGTGGTGGTCTATCTGAAGGCTTCCACCAAGCAG GTATTTCTGAGACCCTCTGGGCTATTGAAATGTGGGATCCTGCTGCGCAGGCCTTCAGGCTGAATAACCCAGGCACCACAGTGTTCACTGAAGACTGCAATGTTCTGCTGAAGCTGGTAATGTCTGGAGAGAAGACTAACTCACTTGGCCAAAAACTGCCACAAAGAGGTGACGTGGAGATGCTGTGTGGAGGGCCGCCATGCCAAGGCTTCAGTGGAATGAACCGCTTCAATTCGCGCACATACTCAAAGTTTAAGAACTCCCTTGTTGTCTCTTATCTGAG ttactGTGACTACTACAGGCCAAAGTTCTTCTTGTTGGAGAACGTCAGAAACTTTGTGTCCTTTAAGCGCTCCATGGTCTTGAAACTCACTCTGCGTTGCCTAGTGCGTATGGGCTATCAGTGCACATTTGGTGTACTTCAA GCAGGGCAGTATGGGGTGGCCCAAACACGGCGTAGAGCAATTATACTGGCTGCTGCTCCAGGTGAGAAACTCCCTCGCTACCCAGAGCCACTGCATGTATTTGCTCCAAGAGCGTGCTCTCTCAGCGTAGTGGTTGATGACAAAAAATTTGTCTCCAACGTAACCAG AGGGAATGGTGGTATCTATCGAACCATTACAGTCCGGGACACAATGTCTGACCTCCCAGAGATCCGTAATGGAGCCTCTGCTCTGGAGATCTCTTACAACGGCGAGCCACAATCCTGGTTCCAGCGACATATTCGGGGTGCACAATACCAGCCCATTCTCAGGGACCATATATGCAAG GACATGAGTGCCCTGGTAGAAGCACGTATGCGTCACATCCCTTTGGCGCCAGGGTCGGACTGGAGAGATCTGCCTAACATTGAGGTGCGGCTACGGGATGGAACCACAACAAAGAAGCTTCGTtacacacacttggacaagaaaaACGGCCGCAGTGGCACTGGTGCACTGAGAGGAGTGTGTACTTGTGCTGGag GTAAACCATGTGACCCAGCAGACAGGCAGTTCAACACACTGATCCCATGGTGTTTGCCTCACACGGGTAATCGCCATAACCACTGGGCTGGACTATATGGCAGGCTGGAGTGGGATGGCTTCTTCAGCACCACTGTTACCAACCCTGAGCCCATGGGCAAGCAG GGACGCGTGCTACATCCAGAGCAGCACCGCGTGGTCAGCGTTAGAGAATGTGCTCGCTCACAAGGTTTCCCAGATACGTATCGATTCTTCGGCAACATCCTGGACAAGCACAGACAG gTTGGAAACGCAGTTCCTCCACCTCTGTCAAAAGCCATTGGACTTGAAATTAAGAAATGCGTTGAGGAGAAGATGAAGGAGAATGCTACAG AGCCTGTAAAACAGGAGAAGATGGAGGTATGCGAGTAG